DNA from Mycolicibacterium alvei:
CCCTTCAAAGGAGAAGTCATGGCTGAAGCCGTCATCGTCGAGGCCGTCCGGTCGCCAGTCGGGAAGCGCAACGGCGCCCTGTCCGGTGTCCACCCGGCGGAGCTGTCCGCCCAGGTCCTCAACGGCCTCGTGCAGCGCGCCGGCATCGACCCCGCCCTCGTCGACGACGTCATCTGGGGCTGCGTCATGCAGGCCGGTGAGCAGGCCCTCGACATCGCCCGCACCGCTCTGCTGACCGCCGGTTGGCCGGAGACCGTTCCCGGTGTCACTGTCGACCGCCAGTGCGGTTCCAGTCAGCAGTCCCTGCACTTCGCCGTCGCCGGTGTGATCGCCGGGCATTACGACGTCGCGGTCGCCGGTGGCGTCGAGTCGATGTCGCGCACTCCGATGGGCTCCTCGCTGGCCAACGGCGGGCACCCCTACCCGGAGGCCTTTCGGGCGCGCTACAACGGCCAGACCCCGAACCAGGGTGTCGGCGCCGAGATGATCGCCGAGCAGTGGGGCCTGTCGCGCACCCAGCTCGACGAGTTCTCGCTGCGTTCGCACGAGAAGGCCGCTGCCGCACAGGATGCCGGTGCGTTCAAGGACCAGATCGTCGGGATCAAGGTAACGGATGCGGACGGTAACAAGAGCACAGTTCTGGAAGACGGCGGCATCCGTCGCGGCGGCACCGTCGAGTCCATGGCCGCGATCAAGCCGGCCTTCAAGGAGGACGGCGTGATCCACGCTGGTAACTCCAGCCAGATCTCCGACGGTTCGGCCGCGCTGCTGATCATGTCGGCCGAGAAGGCAAAAGCACTGGGGCTCAAGCCACTTGCCAAGGTGCATACCGCCGTGCTCGCCGGCGCCGACCCGGTCATCATGCTGACCGCACCGATCCCTGCCACCCAGAAGGCTCTGGCCAAGTCCGGCCTGAGCGTCGACCAGATCGGTGCATTCGAGGTCAACGAGGCGTTCGCCCCGGTTCCGATGGCCTGGCTCAAGGACATCGGCGCCGACGAGAGCCGCGTCAACCCCAACGGTGGCGCGATCGCTCTGGGCCACCCGCTCGGTGGTTCGGGTGCCCGCATCCTGACGACCCTGCTGTACCACATGCGCGACAACAACATTCAGTACGGCCTGCAGACCATGTGCGAGGGCGGCGGCCAGGCCAACGCGACCATTCTGGAGCTCCTGTGACCGACACCCAGCCCGGCGCGCTCGTAGAGAAGCGCGGCAACGTATTGCTCATTACGATCAACCGGCCCGAGGCGCGCAACGCGATCAACGGCTCGGTCAGCATCGCCGTCGGCGACGCGTTGGAGCAGGCGCAGAACGATCCCGAGATCCGCGCCGTGGTGATCACGGGTTCGGGCGACAAGTCGTTCTGTGCCGGCGCCGACCTGAAGGCGATCTCGCGGGGCGAGAACCTCTTTCACCCCGAGCATCCGGAATACGGATTCGCCGGCTACGTCAGCCATTTCATCGACAAGCCGACGATCGCCGCGGTCAACGGCACCGCACTGGGTGGGGGCACCGAACTGGCCCTGGCCAGTGACCTGATCGTCGCCGAGGAAAGCGCGAAGTTCGGTCTGCCCGAGGTGAAGCGGGGCCTGATCGCCGGTGCCGGTGGCGTGTTCCGGATCGCCGAGCAACTGCCTCGCAAGGTGGCCAACGAGCTCCTGTTCACCGGTGAACCGATGACCTCGGCCGACGCGCTGCGCTGGGGCCTGATCAACCAGGTCGTGCCCGACGGCACCGTCGTCGATGCCGCACTCAAGCTCGCCGAGCGGATCACGGGCAATGCCCCGCTGGCCGTGCAGGCCTCCAAGCGGGTTGCCTACGGCGTCGACGAGGGCGTCATCACCGGCGACCAGGACGGCTGGAAGCGCACCAACCACGAATTCAGGACCCTGCTGCAGACCGAGGATGCCAAGGAGGGCCCACTGGCCTTCGCTCAGAAGCGCGAACCTGTTTGGAAGGCAAAGTAAGCCATGAAGCGACAGATCTACACCGCCGAACACGAAGCGTTCCGCGCGACGGTCAAGGAGTACATCGAGCGTGAGCTCGTGCCCCACGCGGAGAAGTGGGAGACCGAGCGCATCGTCGACCGGTCGGCCTACACCGCCGCGGGCAAGTACGGCCTCATCGGATTCAACATGCCCGAGGAGTTCGGCGGCGGCGGCTCGGATGACTTCCGGTTCAACGCCATCATCGACGAGGAGCTCGCCAAGGCGGGTGTGCACGGCCCGGCGCTGAGCCTGCACAACGACGTCGTCGGCCCGTACTTCAAGGAGCTGGCCAACGACGAGCAGAAGCAGCGCTGGATGCCCGGCATCGCCAGCGGTGAGCTGATCATCGCGATCGCGATGACCGAGCCGGGCGCTGGCAGCGACCTGGCCGGCATCCGGACGTCTGCGGTGCGTGACGGTGACGACTGGATCATCAACGGCTCCAAGACCTTCATCTCCTCGGGCATCAACTGCGACCTGTGTGTCGTGGTCGCGCGCACCGACCCCGAGGCCGGCCACAAGGGCTTCACCCTGTTCGTGGTGGAGCGGGGCATGGAGGGCTTCACCCGCGGGCGCAAGCTCGACAAGATGGGCCTGCACAGCCAGGACACCTCCGAGCTGCACTTCGAGAACGTGCGCGTGCCGAACGCCAACCTGCTCGGCAAGGAAGGTCGCGGTTTCTACCACCTGATGACCAACCTGCCCTCGGAGCGACTTCCCGGGATCGCTTCTACGAGAAGGCCAAACTCGCCCGTTGCGAGATGAAGAGGGGCACGTTATACGTCTGATCGGCGAGAGTCCGCAAGGGGTCGATCAGCCGATCGGCGTCGGCGATCGCTTCCGGCGCCGTGGTGGTGGGCGCGGTGGTGGGCGTGGTGCTGGTGCCGCTGATCGTCGGCACCAGGGCCTCCGGCGGGGTGTTGGGGTCCAGCACGGTGTCGATCAGGTAGATGCGGGCGTTCTGGGACTGGATGGGACCGCACACCAGCTTGGCGGTGTCGTTGACCTTGATGTCGCCGCCCTTGCCGGTCACCTTGACCTCGGCACCCTGCTGGGTGGGGCGCTGGCCCTTGACGTCGTCGGGGCCGAGCAGACCCAGGAAGGCGTGGTAGTAGTCCAGGCTGGTCAACGCGGCCGGATCGGCCTTCAGCGCGTCGAGCTTGCCCGGTTCCATGGCAGCGAACGCGTCGTTGGTCGGCGCGAAGATCACGTACGGGCCGTTGTCGAGCACCGGAACGATGTTGACGTCCGGGTTCAAGCCGCCGGACAGTGCCGCGTTGAACGTGCTGATGTCCGGGATGCTCGCCAGAACCTTGCCCGTCGGCAGATCCGCGAGGCTCTTCCAATCCGGCATTGCCTTCTTGAAGTTGTCGCAGCCCGGGCCCTGGGGGTCCGGGATCTCCACCACCGGAGCGGTGGTCGTCGTCGGCGCCGGGTCAGCGTAGGCGGTGACTGCCAGCGGCAGCGACGCCGTCACAGCGGCGACCGCCGCCGCAACGCCCAGGGTCTTGGTGCGATTCTTCATCGGTGGGTTTTCCTCCCGCTCATGCCTAGCCTGTAATCGTCGGCCGGCGGTGGCGCGTTACACGGTGCTCGGCGTGACGATGGCGAGCACCGCGAGCAAAACAGCCTCAGCGATCCCGCGGCGCCGCATCGGATGGTAAGGGTTACTACATGGTTACGGCAAAGCCGAATTGCCGACTCCGACGAC
Protein-coding regions in this window:
- a CDS encoding thiolase family protein, with translation MAEAVIVEAVRSPVGKRNGALSGVHPAELSAQVLNGLVQRAGIDPALVDDVIWGCVMQAGEQALDIARTALLTAGWPETVPGVTVDRQCGSSQQSLHFAVAGVIAGHYDVAVAGGVESMSRTPMGSSLANGGHPYPEAFRARYNGQTPNQGVGAEMIAEQWGLSRTQLDEFSLRSHEKAAAAQDAGAFKDQIVGIKVTDADGNKSTVLEDGGIRRGGTVESMAAIKPAFKEDGVIHAGNSSQISDGSAALLIMSAEKAKALGLKPLAKVHTAVLAGADPVIMLTAPIPATQKALAKSGLSVDQIGAFEVNEAFAPVPMAWLKDIGADESRVNPNGGAIALGHPLGGSGARILTTLLYHMRDNNIQYGLQTMCEGGGQANATILELL
- a CDS encoding crotonase/enoyl-CoA hydratase family protein, which translates into the protein MTDTQPGALVEKRGNVLLITINRPEARNAINGSVSIAVGDALEQAQNDPEIRAVVITGSGDKSFCAGADLKAISRGENLFHPEHPEYGFAGYVSHFIDKPTIAAVNGTALGGGTELALASDLIVAEESAKFGLPEVKRGLIAGAGGVFRIAEQLPRKVANELLFTGEPMTSADALRWGLINQVVPDGTVVDAALKLAERITGNAPLAVQASKRVAYGVDEGVITGDQDGWKRTNHEFRTLLQTEDAKEGPLAFAQKREPVWKAK
- a CDS encoding fasciclin domain-containing protein, translated to MKNRTKTLGVAAAVAAVTASLPLAVTAYADPAPTTTTAPVVEIPDPQGPGCDNFKKAMPDWKSLADLPTGKVLASIPDISTFNAALSGGLNPDVNIVPVLDNGPYVIFAPTNDAFAAMEPGKLDALKADPAALTSLDYYHAFLGLLGPDDVKGQRPTQQGAEVKVTGKGGDIKVNDTAKLVCGPIQSQNARIYLIDTVLDPNTPPEALVPTISGTSTTPTTAPTTTAPEAIADADRLIDPLRTLADQTYNVPLFISQRASLAFS